A single Muntiacus reevesi chromosome 9, mMunRee1.1, whole genome shotgun sequence DNA region contains:
- the NUMA1 gene encoding nuclear mitotic apparatus protein 1 isoform X2 yields MTLHATRAAALLTWVNSLRLGDPVEAVLQLQDCGVFIRIIDGILGTDEGQQILQRPVPERLEFVCSFLQKNRKHPSSPECLVSVQKVMEGSELELAKMIMLLLYHSSMSSRSLRDWEQFEYKIQAELAVILKFVLDHEDGLNLNEDLESFLQKAPVPSPRSSTISEELSPPSHQAKREVHFLELQKVASSSGNNFLSGSPASPMGDILQTPQFQMRRLKKQLADERSNRDELELELTENRKLLTEKDAQIAMMQQRIDRLAQLNEKQAASPLEPRELEELRGKNESLTVRLHETLKQCQDLKTEKSQMDRRINQLSEENGDLSFKLREFASHLQQLQGALNELTEEHSRATQEWMEKQAHLEKELSTALQDKKCLEEKNEILQGKLSQLEEHLAQLRENPPQEKGEVLGDVLQLETLKQEAATLAADNTQLQARVAALETERGQREAKLLAERGHFEEEKQQLAGLIAELQGSLSSLGQAKEELEQASQAQVARLSAQVATLTSELDTLNTTVQQRDGELASLKQQAQTEQAQLTQTLRQQEEAAQGLRQQVEQLSSSLERKERQLEEAAAEKEATRRDQAQQLAAAAEEREAALRERDSALQQLGAVEKEKAAKLEVLQEQLQATHEAQDGAQALLTQTQQEKAELSQKVEELRAHVEAARQEQSEAQVQVAELKAQLRSEQQKATEWEGVAQEKAQLQEQVRALEESLKATTGNLEEEKRRVADTLAEQQRCICRLEAETQNLVEQHEQGQKELEEERAGRKGLEARLQQIGEAHQAKTEALRQELAEAVASQREAESECEQLAKEVATWRERYEDSQQEEAQYGAMFQEQLMTLKEECEKARQELQEAKEKVVGIEAHSELQISRQQDELAQLHASLARARQQVQEKEGRAQQLATDLATLQEKMAATSKEVARLEALVRKAGEQPETASPELLKEPPRAGDRESEWLEEQQGRPFCSTQAALQAMEREAEQMGSELERLRAALMESQGQQQEERGQQEREVARLTQERGRAQADLALEKAAKAELEMRLQNALNEQRVEFAALQEALAQALREKEGMDQELAKLRGQEAAQGAALKELQQTVERLKEQLAKKEEGRPQSLGTASREDASGSRTQSEATGKTEPEGSELQALQVEVSRLEQQAREYQEKASSLEHSLESERAAHAEQAGTLKTLRGQLEQKAQELGSSQDALASTQRELATLRAKAQEHGKAEDEWKAQVARGQQEAERKNSLISSLEEEVSILNRQVLEKEGESKELKRLVVAESEKSQKLEERLRLLQAETASSSARAAERSSALREEVQTLREEAEKQRVASESLRQELASQAERAEELGQELKAWQEKFFQKEQALSALQLEHASTQALASELLPVKHLCQQLQAEQAAAEKRHREELEQSKQAAGGLRAELLRAQRELGELLPLRQKVADQERVAQQLRAEKASYAEQLSMLKKAHGLLAEENRGLGERASLGRQFLEVELDQAREKYSQELAAVRADAETRLAEMQREAQSTARELEVMTAKYEGAKAKVLEERQRFQEERQKLTAQVEQLELFQSEQTKQVEELNKKLADHEQASKAQQQKLKAQGGESQQEVQRLQAQLSELKAQLSQKEQAAEHYKLQAKTHYDAKKQQNQELQEQLRGLEQLQMENKGLRAEVDRLGRELQQAGLKTKEAEQACRHLTTQVRSLEAQVAHADQQLRDLGKFQVATDALKSREPQAKPQLDLSIDSLDLSCEEGTPLSVTSKLPRTQPDGTSIPGEPASPISQRLPPKVESLESLYFTPIPARGQAPLESSLDSLGDISLDSSRKTRSARRRTTQIINITMTKKLDVEDPDSANSSFYSTQSAPASQAGPRAASSTQSLARLGSPDDGNSTLLSLPGYRPTTRSSTRRSQAGMSSGAPPGRNSFYVGTCQDEPEQLDDWNRIAELQQRNRVCPPHLKTCYPLESRPSLSLPAITDEEIKTGDPRETLRRASMQPTQIAEGAGITTRQQRKRVSSETHQGPGTPESKKATTCFPRPMTPRDRHEGRRQSTAEAQKKAAPAAVKQADRRQSMAFSILNTPKKLGNSLLRKAASKKAPSKASPNPRSGTRRSPRIATTTASAATAAAIAAATPRAKGKAKH; encoded by the exons ATGACGCTCCATGCCACCCGGGCGGCTGCACTCCTCACTTGG GTGAACAGTCTGCGTCTTGGTGACCCGGTGGAGGCTGTGCTGCAACTCCAGGACTGTGGTGTCTTCATCAGGATCATTGACGGCAT cCTTGGCACTGATGAGGGGCAGCAAATCCTGCAGCGACCAGTGCCCGAGAGACTGGAGTTTGTGTGCAGTTTTCTGCAGA AAAACCGAAAACATCCCTCTTCTCCAGAATGCCTGGTGTCAGTGCAGAAGGTGATGGAGGGCTCAGAGCTGGAACTAGCAAAG ATGATTATGCTGCTCCTGTATCACTCCTCCATGAGCTCCAGGAGCCTCAGGGACTGGGAGCAGTTTGAATACAAGATTCAG GCTGAGTTAGCCGTCATTCTCAAGTTTGTGCTGGACCATGAGGATGGGCTAAACCTGAATGAAGACTTGGAGAGCTTCTTGCAGAAAG CTCCTGTCCCTTCCCCCCGTTCCAGCACCATCTCTGAAGAGCTCTCCCCACCCAGCCACCAGGCCAAGAGGGAGGTTCACTTCCTAGAGCTACAGAAAGTTGCCTCTTCCAGCGGGAACAA CTTCCTCTCAGGTTCTCCAGCCTCCCCCATGGGTGACATCTTGCAGACCCCACAGTTCCAGATGAGGCGGCTAAAGAAGCAGCTTGCAGATGAGAGAAGCAATCGAGACGAGCTGGAGCTGGAGTTGACTGAGAACCGCAAGCTCCTCACCGAGAAGG ATGCGCAGATAGCCATGATGCAGCAGCGCATTGACCGCCTCGCTCAGCTCAACGAGAAGCAGGCGGCCAGTCCGCTGGAACCCAGGGAGCTGGAGGAGCTGCGTGGCAAGAACGAGAG CCTCACTGTACGGCTCCACGAAACTCTGAAGCAGTGCCAGGACCTGAAGACAGAGAAGAGCCAGATGGATCGCAGAATTAACCAGCTTTCTGAGGAGAATGGGGACCTTTCCTTTAAG CTGCGGGAGTTTGCCAGTCACCTGCAGCAACTCCAGGGGGCCCTCAATGAACTGACAGAAGAGCACAGCAGGGCCACTCAGGAGTGGATGGAGAAGCAGGCGCATCTGGAGAAGGAGCTCAGCACAGCCCTGCAGGACAAG AAATGCCTTGAAGAGAAGAACGAAATCCTTCAGGGAAAGCTTTCACAGCTGGAAGAACACTTGGCCCAACTGCGGGAGAACCCACCCCAGGAGAAGGGTGAGGTGCTGGGCGACGTCTTGCAG CTGGAAACCCTcaagcaagaggcagccaccctCGCTGCAGACAACACCCAGCTTCAAGCCAGGGTGGCGGCACTGGAGACCGAGCGGGGCCAGCGGGAAGCCAAGCTGCTCGCCGAGCGGGGCCACTTCGAAGAAGAAAAGCAGCAGCTGGCCGGCCTAATTGCTGAGctgcagggctccctgtccagccTCGGCCAGGCCAAGGAGGAGCTGGAGCAGGCTTCTCAGGCTCAGGTGGCCCGGCTGTCCGCCCAGGTGGCCACACTGACCTCTGAGCTGGACACCCTCAACACTACCGTGCAGCAGCGGGATGGGGAACTGGCCAGCCTGAAGCAGCAGGCCCAGACGGAGCAGGCACAGCTCACACAGACCCTCCGGCAGCAGGAAGAGGCCGCCCAGGGCCTCCGCCAGCAGGTGGAGCAGCTGAGCAGCAGCCTGGAGCGGAAGGAGCGGCAGCTGGAAGAGGCCGCTGCAGAGAAGGAGGCCACCCGGAGAGATCAGGCCCAGCAACTGGCTGCTGCGGCCGAGGAGCGGGAGGCTGCTCTCCGGGAGAGAGACTCGGCCCTCCAGCAGCTGGGAGCAGTGGAGAAGGAGAAGGCTGCCAAGTTGGAGGTCCTGCAAGAGCAGCTGCAGGCCACCCATGAAGCCCAGGATGGTGCCCAGGCCTTGCTGACACAGACCCAGCAGGAGAAGGCAGAGCTGAGCCAGAAGGTGGAGGAACTCCGTGCCCATGTTGAGGCAGCCCGCCAGGAGCAGAGTGAGGCGCAGGTCCAGGTGGCAGAGCTGAAGGCCCAGTTGAGGTCTGAGCAGCAGAAAGCAACCGAGTGGGAAGGTGTGGCCCAGGAGAAGGCCCAGCTCCAGGAGCAGGTCCGGGCTCTGGAGGAGTCCTTGAAGGCCACCACAGGCAACCTGGAAGAGGAGAAGCGCAGGGTCGCAGACACCCTGGCCGAGCAGCAGCGGTGCATCTGCAGGTTGGAGGCGGAGACGCAGAACCTGGTGGAGCAGCATGAGCAGGGACAGAAGGAGCTGGAAGAAGAGAGAGCTGGACGCAAGGGGCTGGAGGCCCGGTTACAGCAGATTGGGGAGGCCCATCAGGCCAAGACAGAAGCCCTGCGGCAGGAGCTGGCCGAGGCTGTCGCCTCCCAGCGCGAGGCCGAGAGTGAGTGTGAGCAGCTGGCCAAGGAGGTGGCCACCTGGCGTGAGCGGTACGAGGACAGCCAGCAGGAAGAGGCGCAGTACGGCGCCATGTTCCAGGAACAGCTGATGACCCTGAAGGAGGAATGTGAGAAGGCCCgccaggagctgcaggaggccaAGGAGAAGGTGGTGGGGATCGAGGCCCACAGTGAGCTCCAGATCAGCCGGCAGCAGGACGAGCTGGCTCAGCTCCACGCCAGCCTGGCCAGGGCCCGGCAGCAGGTCCAGGAGAAGGAGGGCAGGGCCCAGCAGCTCGCCACTGACCTGGCCACCCTGCAGGAAAAGATGGCGGCCACCAGCAAGGAGGTGGCCCGCCTGGAGGCCTTGGTGCGCAAGGCGGGTGAGCAGCCGGAGACGGCCTCTCCAGAGCTGCTCAAGGAGCCGCCCAGGGCAGGAGACAGAGAGTCGGAGTGGCTGGAAGAGCAGCAGGGACGCCCGTTCTGCAGCACGCAGGCAGCACTGCAGGCTATGGAGCGTGAGGCTGAGCAGATGGGCAGCGAGCTGGAGAGGCTGCGGGCCGCGCTGATGGAGAGCCAggggcagcagcaggaggagcgtgggcaacaggagagggaggtggcgCGGCTGACCCAGGAGCGGGGCCGGGCTCAAGCCGACCTTGCCCTGGAGAAGGCCGCCAAGGCGGAGCTGGAGATGCGGCTGCAGAATGCACTCAATGAGCAGCGTGTGGAGTTCGCTGCCCTGCAGGAGGCACTGGCCCAGGCCCTGAGGGAAAAGGAAGGGATGGACCAGGAACTGGCCAAGCTTCGTGGGCAGGAGGCAGCCCAAGGGGCAGCGCTGAAGGAGCTTCAGCAAACCGTGGAGCGACTGAAAGAACAGCTGGCCAAGAAAGAGGAGGGGCGCCCACAGTCTCTCGGGACAGCCAGCCGAGAAGACGCTTCTGGATCGCGAACCCAGTCCGAGGCTACTGGAAAGACTGAGCCAGAAGGCTCTGAACTGCAGGCTCTGCAGGTAGAGGTGAGCCGGCTGGAACAGCAGGCCCGAGAGTACCAGGAGAAGGCCTCCAGCCTGGAGCACAGCCTTGAGTCTGAGCGTGCCGCCCACGCAGAGCAGGCTGGTACTCTGAAGACTCTGCGGGGCCAGTTAGAGCAGAAGGCCCAGGAGCTGGGGAGCAGTCAGGACGCCTTAGCCTCAACCCAGAGGGAGTTGGCCACCCTCCGTGCCAAGGCCCAGGAGCACGGCAAGGCTGAGGACGAGTGGAAGGCCCAGGTGGCCCGGGGTCAGCAGGAGGCCGAGAGGAAAAACAGCCTCATCAGCAGCTTGGAGGAGGAGGTCTCCATCCTGAACCGCCAAGTGCTGGAGAAGGAGGGCGAGAGCAAGGAGCTGAAGCGGCTGGTGGTCGCCGAGTCGGAGAAGAGTCAGAAGCTGGAAGAGCGGCTGCGCCTGCTCCAGGCGGAGACCGCCAGCAGCAGCGCCAGGGCTGCGGAGCGCAGCTCTGCTCTGCGTGAGGAGGTCCAGACCCTCCGGGAGGAGGCTGAGAAGCAGCGGGTGGCTTCTGAGAGCCTGCGGCAGGAGCTGGCCTCACAGGCGGAGCGAGCAGAGGAGCTGGGCCAAGAGTTAAAGGCCTGGCAGGAGAAGTTCTTCCAGAAGGAGCAGGCCCTCTCGGCCCTGCAGCTGGAGCACGCCAGCACGCAGGCCCTGGCGAGCGAGCTGCTGCCCGTCAAGCACCTGTGCCAGCAGCTGCAGGCTGAGCAGGCCGCTGCCGAGAAGCGCCACCGGGAGGAGCTGGAGCAGAGCAAGCAGGCGGCTGGTGGGCTGCGGGCAGAGCTGCTGCGGGCCCAGCGCGAGCTCGGGGAGCTGCTGCCTCTGCGGCAGAAGGTGGCAGATCAGGAGCGCGTGGCCCAGCAGCTGCGAGCGGAAAAGGCCAGCTACGCAGAGCAGCTGAGCATGCTGAAGAAGGCTCACGGCCTGCTGGCGGAGGAGAACCGTGGGCTGGGCGAGCGGGCCAGCCTCGGCCGGCAGTTTCTGGAAGTGGAGCTGGACCAGGCTCGCGAGAAGTACAGCCAGGAGCTGGCAGCTGTGCGTGCAGACGCTGAGACCCGTCTGGCCGAGATGCAGCGGGAAGCGCAGAGCACTGCCCGGGAGCTGGAAGTGATGACCGCCAAGTACGAGGGTGCCAAGGCCAAGGTCCTGGAGGAGAGGCAGCGTTTCCAGGAGGAGAGGCAGAAACTCACTGCCCAG GTGGAGCAGCTAGAGTTATTTCAGAGCGAGCAGACTAAGCAG GTGGAAGAACTGAACAAGAAGCTAGCTGACCATGAGCAAGCCAGCAAGGCGCAGCAGCAGAAGCTGAAG GCCCAGGGCGGTGAGAGCCAGCAGGAGGTCCAGCGCCTCCAGGCCCAGCTGAGTGAGCTGAAGgcccagctgagccagaaggaaCAGGCAGCTGAGCACTACAAACTACAG GCCAAGACTCATTATGATGCCAAGAAGCAGCAGAACCAAGAGCTGCAGGAGCAGCTGCGGGGCCTGGAACAGCTGCAGATGGAGAACAAAGGGCTGCGGGCAGAAGTGGATCGGCTGGGCCGGGAGCTGCAGCAGGCCGGGCTGAAGACCAAGGAGGCCGAGCAGGCCTGCCGCCATCTCACGACCCAGGTGCGCAGCCTGGAGGCACAG GTTGCCCATGCCGACCAGCAGCTTCGGGACCTGGGCAAGTTCCAGGTGGCGACTGACGCCTTGAAGAGCCGGGAGCCCCAGGCTAAGCCTCAGCTGGACTTGAGTATTGACAGCCTGGATCTGAGCTGCGAGGAGGGGACCCCACTCTCTGTCACCAG CAAGTTGCCTCGCACCCAGCCGGATGGCACCAGCATCCCCGGAGAGCCAGCCTCCCCCATCTCCCAGCGTCTGCCCCCCAAAGTGGAATCCCTGGAGAGCCTCTACTTCACACCCATCCCTGCTCGGGGTCAGGCCcccctggagagcagcctggacTCCCTGGGGGACATCTCCCTGGACTCAAGCCGGAAGACCCGCTCCGCTCGTCGGCGCACCACACAGATCATCAACATCACCATGACCAAG AAGCTGGATGTGGAGGATCCAGACAGTGCCAACTCCTCCTTCTATAGCACACAGTCAGCCCCTGCTTCCCAGGCCGGCCCGAGAGCCGCCTCCTCTACGCAGTCTCTAGCCCGCCTGGGCTCTCCCGACGATGGCAACTCCACTCTGCTCAGCCTGCCTGGCTACCGGCCCACCACTCGCAGCTCCACCCGCCGTTCCCAGGCTGGGATGTCCAGTGGGGCCCCTCCAG gcAGGAACAGCTTCTATGTGGGCACCTGCCAGGACGAGCCCGAACAGCTGGATGACTGGAACCGCATTGCAGAGCTGCAGCAGCGCAACAGAGTATGCCCACCGCACCTGAAGACCTGCTACCCTCTGGAGTCCAGG CCTTCCCTGAGCCTGCCTGCCATCACAGATGAGGAGATAAAAACCGGCGACCCCCGGGAGACCCTGCGCCGAGCCAGCATGCAGCCAACCCAGATAGCTGAGGGCGCCGGCATCACCACACGGCAGCAGCGCAAGCGGGTTTCCTCAGAGACCCACCAGGGTCCCGGCACACCCGAG TCAAAGAAGGCCACCACCTGTTTTCCGCGCCCCATGACCCCCCGGGACCGACATGAAGGGCGCAGACAGAGCACTGCTGAGGCCCAGAAGAAGGCAGCTCCAGCTGCGGTTAAACAG GCTGACCGCCGCCAGTCTATGGCCTTCAGCATCCTCAACACACCCAAGAAGCTTGGGAACAGCCTTCTGCGGAAGGCAGCCTCGAAGAAAGCCCCCTCCAAAGCCTCGCCCAACCCCCGCAGCGGGACCCGCCGCTCTCCGCGCATCGCCACCACCACAGCCAGCGCCGCCACTGCTGCCGCCATCGCTGCCGCCACCCCCCGGGCCAAGGGCAAG GCAAAGCACTGA